The following proteins come from a genomic window of Pedosphaera parvula Ellin514:
- the sucC gene encoding ADP-forming succinate--CoA ligase subunit beta, whose product MNIHEYQAKQLLSQYGVAVPPGDVCSTADEAKAIAEKLFAKGEKLVVVKSQIHAGGRGKGTFKSGFQGGVKLCKTADDVFEKAKAMLGQVLVTKQTGPEGRLVSKLLVAAAPAIKKELYLAVLLDRASSRPLVMVSTEGGVDIEEVAEKTPEKIVKETIDPAVGMMPYQARKLAAALGIKGDLINPAAKLLMGVYRTWWECDAAMVEINPLCIIEGPDGKDTIVAVDAKVGMDDNALYRHKNVQEMRDLAEEAPLEIEASKFNLNYIKLDGSIACLVNGAGLAMATMDIIQHFGGNPANFLDVGGGASKEQVTAAFKIILSDPHVKGILVNIFGGIMDCNVIATGIVAAVRETGLKLPLVVRLEGNNVEAGKKTLKESGLTIISGDSMSDAAQKVVKAVGK is encoded by the coding sequence ATGAATATACACGAATATCAGGCCAAGCAGCTCCTCTCGCAGTATGGAGTGGCTGTTCCCCCCGGTGACGTTTGCTCGACGGCTGATGAAGCAAAGGCCATTGCCGAGAAGCTATTTGCCAAGGGCGAAAAGCTGGTTGTGGTCAAATCCCAGATTCACGCCGGTGGCCGCGGAAAAGGAACATTCAAGAGTGGCTTTCAAGGCGGTGTTAAACTTTGCAAGACTGCCGACGATGTTTTCGAAAAGGCCAAGGCGATGCTCGGACAGGTCCTGGTTACCAAGCAGACAGGCCCGGAAGGCCGTCTGGTAAGCAAATTATTGGTTGCTGCCGCGCCAGCGATTAAAAAAGAGCTCTATCTCGCCGTGCTGCTGGATCGTGCCTCTTCCCGTCCTCTCGTTATGGTCAGCACCGAGGGCGGAGTGGACATCGAAGAAGTTGCTGAAAAAACACCCGAAAAGATTGTCAAAGAAACCATCGATCCCGCCGTGGGCATGATGCCTTATCAAGCACGTAAGCTGGCGGCAGCGCTTGGCATCAAGGGCGATCTGATCAATCCTGCGGCAAAGCTCCTCATGGGAGTTTATAGGACGTGGTGGGAATGCGATGCCGCAATGGTGGAAATCAACCCTCTCTGCATCATTGAAGGACCGGATGGGAAAGACACCATCGTCGCTGTCGATGCGAAGGTCGGCATGGACGACAACGCGCTTTACCGTCACAAGAATGTCCAGGAGATGCGCGACCTCGCCGAGGAAGCACCGCTGGAAATTGAAGCCAGCAAATTCAACCTCAATTATATCAAGCTGGACGGAAGCATTGCCTGTTTGGTCAATGGCGCCGGTTTGGCGATGGCCACCATGGACATCATTCAGCATTTCGGTGGCAACCCGGCCAACTTCCTCGATGTAGGCGGTGGCGCCAGCAAGGAGCAGGTTACGGCCGCTTTCAAAATTATTCTGAGTGATCCCCACGTAAAGGGGATCCTCGTAAACATTTTCGGTGGCATCATGGACTGCAATGTCATTGCCACAGGAATTGTGGCGGCGGTTCGTGAAACCGGGCTTAAGCTTCCTTTGGTTGTGCGCTTGGAGGGCAACAATGTCGAAGCCGGCAAGAAAACCTTGAAAGAATCGGGGCTGACCATCATCAGCGGCGATTCCATGTCCGATGCGGCACAAAAAGTCGTTAAGGCCGTTGGCAAATAA
- the sucD gene encoding succinate--CoA ligase subunit alpha — translation MSILVTPTTKILVQGITGSFGAKHTQLSLAYGSQVVAGVTPGKGGQLFENKVPIFDTVAEAAKLTGATVSAIFVPPPFAADAILEAVDAGLDLAVCITEGIPVNDMVKVKRAMQGSKTRLIGPNCPGLVTPGEGKDSHGGCRIGIAPGYIHKKGNIGVVSRSGTLTYEAVWQLTCRGVGQSTCVGIGGDPVNGTSHLDIVKMFNDDPETHGIIMIGEIGGSAEEEAAEWIKKNCKKPVAGFIAGATAPPGRRMGHAGAIVSGGKGTAAAKIAAFKEAGIGIAATPSEMADTLLKMM, via the coding sequence ATGTCGATTCTTGTAACTCCTACTACGAAGATCTTGGTCCAAGGCATCACGGGAAGCTTTGGCGCAAAACACACTCAACTCAGTCTCGCCTATGGCAGTCAGGTTGTCGCCGGGGTCACGCCTGGCAAAGGTGGCCAGCTCTTTGAGAATAAAGTTCCTATTTTTGATACCGTCGCTGAAGCCGCAAAACTGACCGGCGCGACCGTTTCCGCCATCTTTGTCCCACCACCATTCGCAGCAGATGCGATTCTGGAAGCGGTAGATGCCGGACTCGATCTGGCTGTTTGCATTACCGAAGGCATCCCGGTGAACGACATGGTAAAAGTTAAACGCGCCATGCAAGGCAGTAAAACCCGTCTCATTGGACCAAATTGCCCGGGATTGGTAACACCCGGTGAAGGTAAGGATTCCCATGGTGGTTGCCGCATCGGCATCGCTCCAGGCTACATCCATAAAAAGGGCAATATTGGGGTTGTTTCCCGCAGCGGAACCTTGACCTATGAAGCCGTCTGGCAACTTACCTGTCGCGGGGTTGGCCAATCAACCTGCGTAGGTATCGGCGGTGATCCCGTAAACGGCACCTCCCATTTGGATATCGTTAAAATGTTTAATGACGATCCAGAGACACATGGAATCATTATGATAGGTGAAATCGGCGGTTCGGCCGAGGAAGAAGCAGCCGAATGGATTAAAAAGAATTGCAAAAAGCCAGTGGCTGGTTTCATCGCTGGCGCAACTGCACCTCCCGGACGTCGCATGGGACACGCAGGGGCCATCGTTAGCGGTGGAAAAGGCACGGCTGCCGCAAAAATAGCCGCTTTTAAGGAGGCTGGCATCGGCATTGCTGCTACACCTTCCGAAATGGCCGATACCTTGCTGAAAATGATGTAA